In a genomic window of Chryseobacterium sp. G0162:
- a CDS encoding carbon starvation protein A: MDFLNNINALTLIFTSVLIFAIAYRFYGIFIANKVLKLNDHHTTPAVEFADGKDYVATNKNVLFGHHFAAIAAAGPLVGPVLAAQFGYLPGALWILIGCVLGGGVHDMVVLFASVRHKGQSLATIASKEIGKTTGTVAGFAILFILILTLAGLSLACINAMHEASWSLFTVIITMPIAIIMGLIMRYKKNSVLFASILGGILLIAGIIGGHSLMQNPTLNNLFSWDIKTISIAIPLYGFLASVLPVWLLLVPRDYLSTYLKIGTIIMLAIGVIVIHPTVQMPAITAFVNGGGPVIGGPVLPFIFIVIACGAISGFHAVIATGTTPKMLNKEREILFVGYGAMLVEGFVALMALIAACTLMPGDYFAINTPKEAYDSFLATHPSLHGVDIDYYSQKIGIDLYGRTGGAVSLAVGMAHIFNKIPYMDQLTAYWYNFAIMFEAVFILTAIDAGTRVGRFFLQEMLGSVVPKFNDKNWVPGIIISSLLFTFAWGYLVYTGNVSSIWPLFGISNQLLAACGLIVCTTMLIRMNRGKYALCSAIPGVFMAIITFWAGYIQVTSIYIPKEQYLLAALAVTAMILMLIVFIGAFRKWYQLLQINTTEIDYYGEPVKELVER; encoded by the coding sequence ATGGATTTCTTGAACAATATCAATGCACTTACTCTTATATTTACATCGGTACTTATTTTTGCCATAGCCTATCGGTTTTATGGTATTTTCATTGCCAACAAAGTACTTAAACTTAATGATCATCACACCACTCCCGCAGTAGAATTTGCAGATGGAAAAGATTATGTAGCTACGAATAAAAATGTACTTTTCGGACATCATTTTGCTGCTATTGCTGCCGCCGGACCTCTTGTGGGACCTGTTTTGGCGGCTCAATTCGGGTATTTGCCCGGCGCTCTTTGGATTTTAATTGGCTGTGTATTGGGCGGAGGAGTGCATGACATGGTTGTTTTATTTGCTTCGGTTCGGCATAAGGGGCAAAGTCTTGCTACCATCGCTTCAAAAGAAATTGGTAAAACAACCGGAACAGTAGCCGGTTTTGCCATTTTATTCATATTAATTCTCACATTGGCAGGATTGTCACTTGCCTGTATCAATGCGATGCACGAAGCCTCATGGTCATTATTTACGGTAATCATTACAATGCCTATTGCCATCATTATGGGGCTGATTATGCGTTATAAAAAAAATAGTGTTCTTTTTGCCAGTATTCTGGGAGGAATCCTATTAATTGCCGGAATTATCGGTGGGCATAGTCTTATGCAGAATCCTACCCTGAATAATTTATTTTCATGGGATATTAAAACCATTTCTATTGCTATACCTCTTTATGGTTTCCTGGCATCGGTATTACCTGTTTGGCTGCTTCTCGTTCCAAGAGATTACCTTTCAACTTATCTTAAAATCGGGACGATCATTATGCTAGCCATTGGCGTTATTGTCATCCACCCTACTGTACAGATGCCAGCTATTACAGCATTTGTAAATGGTGGTGGCCCTGTCATTGGAGGTCCTGTACTTCCCTTTATTTTTATTGTGATTGCCTGTGGAGCAATTTCAGGATTTCATGCCGTGATTGCTACAGGAACAACACCGAAAATGCTCAACAAAGAAAGAGAAATTCTTTTCGTGGGATATGGCGCCATGCTGGTAGAAGGCTTTGTCGCACTCATGGCTTTAATTGCGGCCTGCACCCTGATGCCAGGCGACTATTTCGCGATCAATACCCCGAAAGAGGCTTATGATTCATTCCTTGCAACGCACCCTTCATTACATGGAGTAGACATCGATTATTATTCTCAAAAAATAGGTATTGACCTTTATGGAAGAACGGGCGGTGCCGTATCTCTGGCGGTAGGAATGGCTCACATTTTTAACAAAATCCCTTATATGGATCAACTGACCGCCTACTGGTATAATTTTGCCATTATGTTTGAAGCTGTTTTTATTCTTACAGCTATTGATGCCGGCACCAGAGTAGGACGTTTCTTTTTACAGGAAATGTTAGGATCTGTTGTTCCAAAATTTAATGATAAAAACTGGGTTCCCGGAATTATCATCAGTAGTTTACTCTTTACTTTTGCCTGGGGATATTTGGTATATACCGGAAATGTAAGCAGTATCTGGCCATTATTTGGAATCAGTAATCAACTGTTGGCTGCTTGTGGCTTAATTGTCTGTACTACGATGCTCATCAGAATGAACAGGGGAAAATATGCACTATGTTCTGCCATTCCCGGTGTTTTTATGGCAATCATTACTTTCTGGGCAGGATACATTCAGGTGACCAGCATTTATATTCCCAAAGAACAATATCTACTGGCTGCTTTAGCTGTAACAGCAATGATACTGATGCTGATTGTTTTCATAGGGGCTTTCAGGAAATGGTACCAGCTTCTTCAGATCAATACAACAGAAATTGATTATTACGGAGAACCGGTAAAAGAGCTGGTAGAGAGATAA
- the thiM gene encoding hydroxyethylthiazole kinase, with amino-acid sequence MEKNLWQEVQLVRQKSPLVHNITNYVVMNNTANALLAAGASPIMAHAHSEIKEMINIAHSVVINIGTLDEYWAESMLIAAETADTLHKPWVLDPVGAGATSFRDQVLHQLLQFHPTVIRGNASEIIALAKTNTTVTKGVDSTAESNDAVEAAHILVNQYNTIVCISGETDIILSQNQSIQIKNGHALMTKVTGLGCSATALIGAFISVTEDTISGTAAAMSLLGIAGEMAVRESKGPGSLQVNLIDKLYNITEEEFNGHLKIERS; translated from the coding sequence ATGGAAAAAAATCTTTGGCAAGAAGTTCAACTTGTACGACAAAAGTCTCCTCTTGTTCATAACATAACCAACTATGTAGTGATGAACAATACTGCCAATGCTCTTTTGGCTGCAGGAGCTTCTCCGATTATGGCACATGCCCACTCTGAAATCAAAGAAATGATCAATATAGCCCATTCGGTGGTTATTAATATTGGTACTCTTGATGAATACTGGGCAGAATCTATGCTTATAGCTGCTGAAACTGCTGATACACTCCATAAACCCTGGGTGTTGGATCCGGTTGGTGCAGGAGCTACCTCTTTTCGTGATCAGGTATTACATCAGCTGTTACAATTCCATCCTACAGTAATCAGGGGTAATGCTTCTGAGATTATCGCACTCGCCAAAACCAATACAACAGTCACCAAAGGGGTAGACAGTACAGCAGAAAGTAATGACGCTGTTGAAGCTGCACACATCCTGGTTAACCAATACAACACTATCGTATGTATTTCGGGTGAAACGGATATTATCCTGAGCCAAAATCAATCTATACAAATCAAAAACGGACATGCTCTCATGACCAAAGTAACGGGTCTGGGATGTTCTGCAACAGCATTAATCGGAGCATTTATAAGTGTTACGGAAGATACAATATCTGGAACTGCCGCTGCAATGTCATTATTGGGAATAGCAGGCGAAATGGCTGTTCGTGAAAGCAAAGGCCCAGGCAGTCTTCAAGTCAACTTGATTGATAAACTATACAACATTACAGAAGAAGAATTTAACGGTCATTTAAAAATTGAAAGATCATGA
- the thiE gene encoding thiamine phosphate synthase, which produces MSINTFPYSLYLVISEADCMGKNFLEVAEQSILGGVDIIQLREKNDNNEIFLQKATQLIEITDKYGIPLIINDNITVTEKVNSAGIHVGSSDATPRGLRQRPLIGNKMIGYSIEHLAQLGNEQTAVADYLGISPVFKTKTKTDTIIEWGLEGITQIRQLTEKPLVAIGNIHLKNARAVINAGADCLAVVSAICSAADPQKAAYELKNEIVK; this is translated from the coding sequence ATGAGTATAAATACTTTCCCTTACTCATTATACCTGGTAATTTCTGAAGCAGATTGTATGGGAAAAAACTTCCTGGAAGTTGCTGAACAGTCCATATTAGGAGGTGTGGATATTATACAGCTTCGTGAAAAAAATGACAACAATGAAATATTCCTTCAAAAAGCCACACAGCTTATTGAGATTACAGATAAATATGGTATTCCTCTTATCATCAACGATAATATCACTGTTACTGAAAAAGTAAATTCAGCTGGAATACACGTTGGCAGCAGCGATGCAACTCCTCGGGGTCTAAGGCAGAGACCTTTGATCGGGAATAAAATGATTGGTTATTCTATAGAACACCTGGCTCAGCTTGGCAACGAACAAACTGCAGTAGCCGACTATCTGGGAATAAGCCCTGTTTTTAAAACAAAAACCAAAACAGATACTATTATAGAATGGGGATTGGAAGGAATTACTCAAATCAGGCAGCTTACAGAAAAGCCTTTGGTTGCAATAGGCAATATTCATCTGAAAAATGCAAGAGCAGTAATCAATGCCGGAGCAGATTGTCTCGCAGTAGTTTCCGCAATATGCAGTGCTGCTGATCCTCAAAAAGCAGCTTATGAATTAAAAAATGAAATTGTAAAATGA